The DNA sequence caaccagttaaCAAGTAGAACATttcagagtttcctagttccgaatAGCAGGTGAACGTGGCTTTAATATCAAATTAAATTCAAatggctttattgacatgggaaacatgtttacattgccaaaccaactgaaatagataataaacatccCCCTTTCCCATTGTCTTTTTTGCCTCAGTGGATCGACTAAATTGTTCAGCCCAAATTCCAAAAAGCATTTGCAATTGgcatgtatttggctaatgtaGTTAGGCCCTAAAGTTTAGGCATAGGTGACGCACAGATaaaaaatgaaagaaaaacctAATGTAGCCTATTGATATGAATTGCACAAAAATGACAGTTTTAGGTATTTTTAATGCATTGTTTTCTCTATTCataccacatcacacacacaaacactttatAGGTCACAGTACCACTTTCTGGTGGTAAACATAAAGCAGAAACTGATTATTTCATAAAGCACAAACGGATTATTTCAAAACGTTGCGGTCTTGAATGGTACATTTAATTTGCGTGCCAAAAGCCGCAACAGAAGATGCAATAAACACATATTTTGCATTGCTAAATTGCTAAACTAGAAAATAAAATACCACCCattgtgtgtttttctgtgacatTAGAGAGCTGTCAATGTGAGCAGTATATTTTACAGTTGTTTAAAAAACTGCTGAGAAGGGCGGTTTCAGAGGTAACTAGGTAAACGGAAGTAGAAACGGTAGATTAGTTGACCTAAACATGGCGCCTTTGCTGGATCACAAAATTGGCGTCGCTATGTTATCTTCTTTACCTTGGCGATCAAAATCGAATCTCTTGACATGTTCACTCGTTTTGCTTATTTACCTGACGTCGCATCCATCCTTGGCCAAACCGAGCAGCCTCAAAGAGATCACGGACGGAAACTGGGAAGACATCTTGGCAGGGGAATGGATGATTGAATTGTAAGTCCATCTAGCTAGGTAGCAAGCATGGTAAACTAACTGCTTAGTTAGGCTGGCAATACATACAGCTAACGTTACTTTGCAATAGGTCGTTCTCTAGTCTTGAATCGGCACTTGTTGATTACCACGCCACACACCTAGCTATAGTTTCTTATTTTAGATAGCTTGCTAACGTTACATTGTTTCATAGGTTTGCAGCTAACAATCTAAAAATCAACGCTTTCAGATTAATCTCAAATGATGTGACAGACCATGGCATGGTGGAGTTGGATAGATAGAGCTGGACTACTGAGTGTTTTTGTtaggtagctaacgttagttgtATGGTGTAGTTGAGACATGTTGACCTGTCTGTCACTCATAACATGCTGACACCTGCTGCCATTGAATCTTGGATAGCCGTGTCAGATATTTCTGTTGTTGAAAAACGGTATCTAACGTTTTAATGTTATTGTCATGCCAATGTTTGGCCCCACCTCACTTGTCCCCGGCAGTTTTGCCCCGTGGTGTCCGGCGTGCCAACAGCTCCAGCCCGTGTGGAATGAGTTTGCCgactggggtgaggacatgggCGTCAACATAGCGAAGGTGGACGTTACTGAACAGCCTGGTACGTTATGTATATCTTCCTGACTGCCTATGAGGTCCACTATGTTTTGTAGTTGAGACGACGCATTTGTAGTTGAGACGACGCATGTAATCTGATCCAGCTATAGTCCACTATTACCATTTGATATAACTTGTTAGGTCTATCGTGTTTTTGTAGACCCTTTGTAATATCAGTCAAGAACAAGATGATGTTGGACTCATTCAGAGAGATATTTAGTCATATTCACGAAcattctgctctctcctcctgccgccacccccccccacccacgcCTAAGGTTTGAGCGGGCGATTCATCATCACTTCACTTCCGACCATCTACCAGTAAGTTATCTCTCTAGTGCCTCAAGTAATGTCTCACATCCTGTTCCTCTCACAGACGCAGGCCAACAAAACTCAACCACCACCCATCATCCCATCATAGACTAATCAGGAAATGTGATAATCTTACAACCACATTTTAACCAGTAACCctcactggaatgtgagatgctGTTATATACTTTAGCTTCAGACTTTGTCAGGGAGAGGAAGTGTCTTTCTAGCAtgttctttttgttgttgttgctactGTTATGATTCTAGACCCAGTTTAGACACTAGCCTTATATGTTGCTATAAAACCTTGTCTGTCAATGGTAGAAGAACTGTAAATATATGACCCTATTATTGCTTAGTGGCACAATGGGCAAATAATCTAACTGTTGCTTTGTTGTGTGTAATGCCACAATATTGTCTTCTTAATTTGGCTTTAATTGTGATAGATCTCTATGAtgacaccgtgtgtgtgtgtgtgtgtgtgtgtgtgtgtgtgtgtgtgtgtgtgtgtgtgtgtgtgtgtgtgtgtgtgtgtgtgtgtgtgtgtcagctgtaAGGATGGTGTGTTCAGGAGGTACCAGGGGGCTCGCACCAAAGATGACTTGCTAAGCTTTATTGATGAGAAGAAGTGGCAGGGCATTGAGCCCGTGTCTTCCTGGTTTGGACCATCTTCCTTCATGTGAGTGGATTCataattgattgattgagtgaTTGATGTGAGTCTCCTCTCAATACGGGGCCTTAATGTGTGAAACTGGAGGGGAAAAAAATACTGAAATGTAATGCATGAAAAGGTCCTTTTGAAGGAAGGATGTTTATTTACCCTTCTGTCTAAAAGGATTGTTGATAAATTATGAATTGAAGTTGGGATATTTGTGACATTTTACCCTCAGCCAGGCCTCTTAAGACTTtaacagggatgggcaactttaaTGGGGTTGGGGCCGCAGTGGCTCGCGGGTCTGcttacccacatccatacccacacatgcagtca is a window from the Oncorhynchus keta strain PuntledgeMale-10-30-2019 chromosome 35, Oket_V2, whole genome shotgun sequence genome containing:
- the LOC127915851 gene encoding thioredoxin-related transmembrane protein 1-like codes for the protein MAPLLDHKIGVAMLSSLPWRSKSNLLTCSLVLLIYLTSHPSLAKPSSLKEITDGNWEDILAGEWMIEFFAPWCPACQQLQPVWNEFADWGEDMGVNIAKVDVTEQPGLSGRFIITSLPTIYHCKDGVFRRYQGARTKDDLLSFIDEKKWQGIEPVSSWFGPSSFMMNTMSALFKLSMFIRRCHNYLIEHLGIPVWGSYVIFGLATLFSGLVLGLILVFIADFVFPSRRFNSPNYYQKKQTMEQARLIQQLEEEQEADGEEDDEDDEDGEQDDVWRRRASPEGRPEEVLRKRVVGNHEDS